Proteins from a genomic interval of Rhodopseudomonas julia:
- a CDS encoding outer membrane protein: MLKRATLALAASVTALTTAPAAFAADLPLPPIVEPEPLPPAAPSFSGWYLRGDIGITNQQVDKITSSLIDQAVANGDTVSFVNDPEFDSGGFAGIGIGYQINPWARVDLTGEYRGKTSFSAFDTYVGADPAFIGSNEYEAMKSEWLFLANAYVDLGSWHGFSPYVGAGIGASRNTISGMRDINTPNAYASYGGDHSEWNLAWALHAGVAYQVTPNLALDLGYRYVNLGDAESGDMVGYDGNNENVNPIKFKDIDSHDVKLGVRYTFGGPAAEPDLYYGEPAVVKY, from the coding sequence ATGTTGAAACGCGCCACTCTCGCGCTTGCTGCCAGCGTGACGGCCTTGACCACGGCACCGGCAGCCTTTGCCGCCGATCTACCGCTTCCTCCTATCGTCGAGCCGGAACCGCTGCCGCCGGCCGCGCCTTCCTTCAGCGGCTGGTATTTGCGTGGTGACATCGGCATCACCAATCAGCAGGTCGACAAGATCACGAGCAGCCTCATCGATCAGGCGGTGGCGAATGGCGATACCGTCAGCTTCGTCAACGATCCGGAATTCGACAGTGGCGGCTTCGCTGGCATCGGTATCGGCTATCAGATCAATCCCTGGGCCCGTGTCGACCTGACCGGCGAATATCGTGGCAAGACGAGCTTCTCCGCTTTCGACACCTATGTCGGCGCCGATCCGGCTTTCATCGGTTCGAACGAATATGAGGCGATGAAGTCGGAATGGCTGTTCCTGGCGAACGCCTATGTCGATCTCGGCAGCTGGCACGGCTTCTCGCCCTATGTCGGCGCGGGCATCGGCGCGTCGCGCAACACGATCAGCGGCATGCGCGATATCAACACCCCGAACGCTTACGCCTCCTATGGCGGGGATCACAGCGAGTGGAACCTCGCCTGGGCGCTGCATGCCGGTGTCGCCTATCAGGTGACACCCAATCTCGCGCTCGATCTCGGCTATCGCTACGTCAACCTCGGTGACGCGGAATCCGGCGACATGGTCGGTTACGACGGCAACAACGAGAATGTGAACCCGATCAAGTTCAAGGACATCGATTCGCACGATGTGAAGCTCGGCGTGCGCTACACGTTCGGGGGGCCGGCCGCGGAACCCGACCTGTATTACGGCGAGCCTGCGGTCGTTAAGTACTGA